TAGAGAAAGAAACTATCATTATAACCGATGTTCCTGAAGATTATGTTGCAATAACATCTGGAATTGGGAAAGCAAAACCAACATGTGTAATTCTTGTACCCTTAAAACACGAGGAGATTGTTCTAGGGGTAATTGAAATGGCTTCTTTTAAAGTAATAGAAAAATATCAGATTGATTTTCTTGAAAAGGTAGCAGAGAGCATCGCCTCAACTATTTCTGCTGTTAAAATTAACTCTCATACCAAGTTCCTACTTGAACAATCGCAGCAACAATCAGAGGAGATGTCCGCACAGGAAGAGGAAATGCGGCAGAACATCGAAGAACTTCAAGCAACCCAAGAGGAGGCTGCTCGGAAATCAGGTGAGATTGAAGGCCTACTCAAATCTCTAAACGCCGCCGCCTACATGGTTGAGTACGACTTAAACGGAAACATCACCAATATTAACGATGAATACTTACAGCGTTTAGGGGTAACACATCAACAGATAGTTGGGACACATCATTCTGGAAATGTTGAAATGACTCAGAATCAAAAGAAGGAATATGCAACGTTCTGGGATGACCTACGAGTAGGAAAAAGTAAAAAAGTAAAATCAAAGATCAATTGGGATGGTAAGATGGTTGACTTCATCGAAACATACTTTCCCGTTACTGATGGTGAAGGTAATGTTTTCAAAGTGATGAAAATGTCACACGAATTTGGTGATTTTAAAGATTAGCCTATTACAAATTCCCTCTATTATCATCGTTTAGAATCCTTTTGGTAATGATCCGAACGGGGAAACGAGCAGCCAGGTAACCGATGGCAATTACAATTATTAGAATAATTGAAATATCAAAAGGGTGAATGTCTACAGGATAAGAATCGATAATAAAATTGCCATTACCTTGCAGTTTTACTAATCCAAATGCTATTTGCAGCCAACAAACAAGAAGACCAAAAAGAGTACCTACAATTGTCCCGCCCATTGAGATTAGCATCCCCTCTGCTAAGAAAATCTTCTGTATTAGATCGTTATCGGCACCCATGCTTCGGAGAGTGTCAACATCGTTACGCTTATCGATTATGAGCATGGAGAGCGAACCAATAATATTAAACGAGGCTATTACTAGTATTAACGAGAGAATTAACCCAATTGCTAACTTCTCCGATTTCATTGTTCTGAATAGTGTTTCGTTCTGCTGATATCTATTCAAAACCCGATACTTATTTCCTAGGGTTTCCTCAACCATTTTTTGGAGTCTCTCAATCTCAACACCCTTTTCGGCCTTCAACTCAATGGATGTAACCTCATCCTTATACTCAAGAAGTGTACGAGCAAATTCTATTGGAATAATAACATACTGGGAATCGAACTCCTGCTCAATTGCAAAAACTCCAGATGGCATTATCCCCATTTTTACAAAAGCATTTTCAGGTGAAAGCGAGGCTGTTTTCCCTCGTTTGGGAACATAAATGGTTAACGGGTCAAATTGTGCTAGGTTTGCATTTAGGTAATAGGATACCCCCTGCCCCATTACGGCAAGCGATTGGCTTCCTCTCCATAGTTGAAAAGCCCCATCAATAATCATTGTATCAACGCCTGTAAGATCCGTATAGTTTCTGCTTACACCCTTAATCATTCCAATGTGCTGCCTTTCGCGATAGCGGAAGAGCGCATTTTCCTCAAGTATCTCAACATAAACGGCAACTCCCTTAAGTTTTTTCAGCTTTTCAATTTCTGGGGAGTGTGGACTGAATGTTTTACCCTCAACCAGCTTAACTTTTATCTCAGCATCAAAGGTTGAGTACATTTTTTTAATTAGGCTATCGAATCCGTTGAATACGGATAGAACAATGACTAGTGCCGATACACCCGTTGCAACACCTATTAAAGAAATTATGGAGATGATATTAATTACATTATGCGATTTTTTTGCAAACAGGTAACGCTTTGCTATGTAGAGTGGGACATTCATTAACAATGATTATAACTCCGATTTGATTGATTTAATTATTCTTTCTACAAATATAGAGAATCTCATCTTTTGGTAGGGCGTATCGTTGAATTAAATCTGTTGGAAAAGAATTAACGTAATCATCTTCTGTTACGTCAAAGCCAACCTCACGGAGTCTTTTCGGATAATCCTTCCCATATAATCTTAGGTGATCACGCTGCTTGTAGTGTTTTTCCCTTAGTTCTGGTGTATTTATGCTTTTATCCTCAAGGGTTACATCAATAGAGTAATCAAGAGGTACTTGGAAGATACCAAAACCGCCTGGTTTCATTACCCGCAACAACTCCCCCATTGCTTTTCTATCGTCATCAACATGCTCAAGCACGTGGTTGCAAATTACCACATCAAAACTCGAATCGGGGAAAGGAATGTTTTGGACATCCATTTTAATATCCGCCCAAGGGGAAATTAAATCGGCTGTTAAATAGTTAAGGTTTACAAGTTTTTTGAAGGGCTTGATAAAACAATACTCCGGAGCGATATGTAGAACCCGCTTGGGGTTTATGAAAAAATCAGTTTGATTTTTTAGGTACAACCATATCAACCGGTGTCTTTCCAGCGAAAGAGAGTGTGGTGCAAGTGCATTTGCCCGTGATTGAAGTCTTCCGTAAGGTAACAATTTGCGATACCTTCTACCCGAAATAGGATCTTCGAATGCATTTCCCCTATAAAAGATTGCAATATTTCTTAGAATAAATGCTGCTACAACTTGTTGGTAGTGTCTGGGAATAAATCTGGAGGCTAGTGAGATAATCCGCTTAATCATGAGCTAACTCTTAAGCAATTTATCAATGCTCTCGATGTAATCGAGCGAATCATCAAGGAAGAATACTAGTTCTGGAATAACCCGAAGTTGATGTCGCACCCTTTGAGCCAACTCATGTCTTATTGATTTGGTGTGTTCCTTAACAACCTTAAGAACATCCTCCTTTTTATCGGTTGGGAATATACTGATGTAAACCTTTGCTAGTCCAAGATCTGGACTAACTCTTACAGATGTAACCGTAATCATCTTTCCCCTAAAAATGGTAACCCCTTCTTTTTGAAAAATATCGCCTAAATCTTTCTGCAGCAACCTTGAAACTTTGCTTAACCGTGTCCCTTCCATATCTCAGATTTTGTGCAAATATAGTTGATTTGGAGGATAATAGTAGACATAATACAGGATGTTTATCCAGAATTAGGTGAGGGAAAATCCTATTTCAAAGATTTTTTGTTCCTCACTATTCCTTTCTTATTAAATAGCGCTGAAAAAGAGGTCTTTAATCAAAAGAGAGAATTATCTGATACTAGTAAGAAGCTTAAGAACTACAATCGATCGATTTCCAATGGTTTTTTAATGGTATTTGTCGAATGTTTGCACATAAGTTTGACGAATAAATTGTTTGTAAAACTCTGTCTTTAAATAGATTTCTAATTTTTTGTAAATTATACGCGAATTTCTTTAAAACTATTATTAGAATGATTTTATTCTACTAATCTGAACATTTTTCTATAATTTAGTTGAATAAAACAGAGGCTATAATTGTGGATTTTCTGTTTCATTTTAAAAGAGTTACTCAACTAATAACTTTCTTTTATATTTTTGCGGTTCAAATATTAAAAAAATGGATATAGTTTTAAGTGGAATTCGTCCTACGGGTAAGTTGCATCTTGGGAATTATTTTGGTGCAATGAAAAATTTTATTAAGATGCAGCAAGAAAATCATTGTTTTTTCTTTATTGCAGA
This genomic interval from Bacteroidales bacterium contains the following:
- a CDS encoding class I SAM-dependent methyltransferase, whose protein sequence is MKRIISLASRFIPRHYQQVVAAFILRNIAIFYRGNAFEDPISGRRYRKLLPYGRLQSRANALAPHSLSLERHRLIWLYLKNQTDFFINPKRVLHIAPEYCFIKPFKKLVNLNYLTADLISPWADIKMDVQNIPFPDSSFDVVICNHVLEHVDDDRKAMGELLRVMKPGGFGIFQVPLDYSIDVTLEDKSINTPELREKHYKQRDHLRLYGKDYPKRLREVGFDVTEDDYVNSFPTDLIQRYALPKDEILYICRKNN
- the rbfA gene encoding 30S ribosome-binding factor RbfA, which translates into the protein MEGTRLSKVSRLLQKDLGDIFQKEGVTIFRGKMITVTSVRVSPDLGLAKVYISIFPTDKKEDVLKVVKEHTKSIRHELAQRVRHQLRVIPELVFFLDDSLDYIESIDKLLKS
- a CDS encoding FtsX-like permease family protein; amino-acid sequence: MNVPLYIAKRYLFAKKSHNVINIISIISLIGVATGVSALVIVLSVFNGFDSLIKKMYSTFDAEIKVKLVEGKTFSPHSPEIEKLKKLKGVAVYVEILEENALFRYRERQHIGMIKGVSRNYTDLTGVDTMIIDGAFQLWRGSQSLAVMGQGVSYYLNANLAQFDPLTIYVPKRGKTASLSPENAFVKMGIMPSGVFAIEQEFDSQYVIIPIEFARTLLEYKDEVTSIELKAEKGVEIERLQKMVEETLGNKYRVLNRYQQNETLFRTMKSEKLAIGLILSLILVIASFNIIGSLSMLIIDKRNDVDTLRSMGADNDLIQKIFLAEGMLISMGGTIVGTLFGLLVCWLQIAFGLVKLQGNGNFIIDSYPVDIHPFDISIILIIVIAIGYLAARFPVRIITKRILNDDNRGNL